A window of Nicotiana sylvestris chromosome 8, ASM39365v2, whole genome shotgun sequence genomic DNA:
TTGGTGTTTGCTTATGGATCTCCTTAAACTGACTTTATGGGTTGTTGAACCAAAGTAGTAAATAGTACTTGCTGAAGTCTTCAGTTTTGAAACTAGTCACCAAAACTAAACCAGAAAATCTGTCTTGCGGTCATTTAACTTCCTAAACTCGTAACATATAAGTATCCCTTAAAAACTTAAGACAACTATGATCTCATTCATAAGGAAACACATCAAGATCTTTCAAGTCTCCTTTGTGTCAAAAAGGTCATTTTTTGGAGTCTTTTTGCAATGATTGTAAAGTGTGGTATTTATTATCTTTAAGTTCGCTTTGGCATGTTTCCTCATCGTCAAATAGCTATGGAGCTCCCTTTCAAGGCCCATTCTCTTATTCCCCGCCTTACATTCTCCGCCATTGTACAAATTCTACTAACCCTAAAGAATTTGTAATATGGGTTTTCAATCAACACGCCATTTCCAAAAAGATCTATTGCTTGACTTATGTGATTCTATCTTTTATTGCTATATATTTTTATGGACTCGACTATGGATTCGTATCTGCTGTGCGTGTATAAGCATTCGGTACAAGTACATACATTTTTTGTAGCTAATCTTTCAGTGTTTCTTGAAAGATCCATGCAATATCCACAACCATACCTCATCTAGTCTGCAATTATGATCCCAGTGTTTTAAAAGGCTTTACATATGCCTCAGTGAGGCATAAGCCCCGAGGCACGGGGCGTAAGCCCCATAGGTATTtaacttttaacattttataagGTTTTCTACATGGAGGAACAAAAAGGATAATTAACctgcaatttgaactttgaacttgctTCTATGAAGGAGAATGAAGTTCTATTTGTATTTGTAAACAAAAAAATTGAATATTCGTTGCTTTTGGGAGATATTAGCAGATTAGCGGATAAGATAAAGAATTTGGAAAGACCATGAATTAGGGCTTCAATCAATAAAAAAAGGTCTTGACTTTTAAGTTTAATACTTTTCAGTTcctttttaaaacttttgagtAATTACCAAGCTGACTTTTGAGAATTTGGGGTATTATATGGACTTATTCAAtaaattttgtttaaatttgaAAAAATCTCTGGGGCTTACGCCTCACTAAAAAAACGCGCCTCAAACGCCTGAGCGTACGTCCCGAACGCCCGGACATATGCCCCAAATTGCTGTGTGTACGCCTCTTGAGATTTTCGCCCCACACCATCGCCTCGGGGCATGTTTGATGCGCTTCGCCCCAGGGCTCGCTCCGGAGCTAGCCCCGAAAACGCCTTTTAAAACACTGTACGATCCTTGTACCTGCTACCATTAGAAAGAATGTTTCCTAATTGCTGTTATTCTGATCCTTGTGTACTTGAACATCCTCCTGTATGCATTTTATATTTGGTTGTCTATGTAAGAACCCCTTGTCTTTTTCAATGAGTAGACCATAATTTCCTTCAGTTTATGCATTAGGAGAATGTTGAATATACATCCTCTTGTGTTTTCAATATATAGGCTTGTAAATAATTTCCTTCACCTGTGAAGCTTACACCTGGTTTACTCAAACAGTGTACTAAGGTTAAATATTTTTTCGTTCATTTTAATAATACACCTGGTCTTGAAATCCATATAAACTTGTTGAAAAATAGTACACAACATAAGCAAAAGATCCATATAGGTTATACCAGCTACTTGGAGTTAAGGTTAGTCATGATATAACCCTTAGGTCTAGTTTTAGTATACCAGTAGAAAATAGAGAGGGAGCCTCTCGTAGGGATTCATATAGGCGTACTTGTTGCTCTGAAATATGCTTATAAGGAAACATTTCTATGGAAGTCTATAATATGCCACATATTCTCCCATGGCTCCAACCCATGCAAACAAAATAACTGAAACTCTGAGTAAACTTCCATGCAACAGATGATGAGGCCAAACTTGAAACGTTAATTAAGACTTCTGTTTGATAACTAAATATCTTAAGAAGCTAGGCTTGACCACAATATCATAAGTAAGAGAGAATCTCGCTAATTGGAAGGAAAAGGAGGGGTTCGATCTATTCTGGTTCAGTTCTTTGGTATAGAAAGATCTCTGCCAATGCTTAGAGCTAACCTCTAATGTAATTGTCTAGCTAAATGCATATATgaacttctttctttttcttcatttttcatttgaCCGTCTGATACTTGTTATGTCTGGTGGTCAAACTCCTAGAAATCCAGATAATACTTGATGGTATTGCAACGTGATGGCAGGGTAACAAGAAATCACTTGCTGACAAGTTTGAATATGTCATGCATGGGAAGCTATATAGGATCTCAGAGGAAGGTTCAGGAAAGCATGTTAAAGCGTATGTTTGGATAACTTTTCTCATATTCAATTCAATTCCATGAACCTGAATTCATTATTTCTGACATGTTCTTGCCTTATCATTTGTGCACACCTTAGCAATATCTGCTTTTTACTTCTTGTTTCCAAGAGTTGATATGGAATTGGCTCAGACTGACTTCTTAGATCTCCCATATGCGAAGATTAAATTCTAAGTGCCATTTCTATTTTATTTCTATGACTTGTTTCTCAGTACGAGTTTTTTCTATTGCATTTTATTGTGGAATATAATGGTACTTTCCTATACTCGGTTTTTCTCTGTTTTCTTTTTTGGGCTAGAAGTCTAAATTTAGTGTTTGAGATTTATCTATGTTCTGGTTGTTGGGACCAACTGATTTACTGTTTTGATAAGCAACATTTTATTAGTGTAACGATGGATTTACTGTTTTGATAAGCAACATTTTATTTGAGCTGGATCAGAAAATTTTCCTTCTCATGAGGAAGGTTTGATTTAAAGAATTGGTAATAATAACTCAGTTTTAACTTGAAAGGGAAAGAGCATTTGTTAGCTAAGCTACTGGCACGTGATAACTTTCGTGTGGAGTTCAGTTTCAAGAAATCGAAAGAATGTAACTGAGATGATAATGGAGACCAAGGAATGGAGCTCTATTTATGTTGTTGAGGTGCAGAAACCTAATGTGCAGTTATGATCTTTATATCTGGTGACATAAAGAGAAGAATATTTTCCAACTACTAGTATTCTGTGATGAAGAATTTAGAACTCTTATCGACTGGTAACATAATTGCAGTTCATGCTGCTGTTGTTATTCCGAGCCCTGTGTTATTTCAATATTTTCCTGTTTCTGTTTTATACTTGGATACCTATATGCATTAGAAGTAGGATAGAATATATAAGAACTTTTGTTCAAAAATTTTCATGTATGCATTAGGAGATTGAATACATAAAATGCACTTGTGTTTTCAATATATAGACTTGAAACCAAGTGAAACATAATCTGCTTTCTCAGAACTTTGTAAAGTGAAACAATATTGGATGCTTGAACAACATAAATAGAGCTTTGAACATGTGTTGTGTAAACTGCTTACTGAAGGTGGAGCAGATGAGCTTACAGCGAGTGTTACAACTGAGATCCGAACATAGAATCTTCAAGTTGTCACTCCTATGCCTCCCCCAGCCACCCATCCGTCCTCTGAGGACAAGGATGAAGTATCTAATAGATTTAATTTTTTCGTTGTTCTGTATTTTTTCTTTCTTGATACAGAGACCTAGCTACCTAAGTGAGGGTGATCATTCATTCACCTTACACTTTTACACAGAGGTTGGTTTAGTTAGCTAAGAATAATCAAAGTGTGATATATAATCTCAACGTGCAATTTCCACAGTAATCGGGCTTCTGACAGTATGAGTACCATCTGACCATACCAACTCTCCATATTTGTGTTGATCCACTCCAGCAAGATAAGTAGTATTCACAGCTTTAATATGCAAACTAAACCTCTCCTTCTGACCTTGGCTCTTGAATATCAACACATTTGGTTCCACAACTACTGAGATTCCAGGAGGCTGGCCAACTCGAGCCGTGAAAGTACCCGGCGGACCGACATTTGTCAGTGTACGAGTCACAATTAAGTTGCCAGAAAGAGCTGGAACAGTTATTGAAGGATAATTGAATTCCAAAAGACTTGAATTACTAAGTGGTGGACATATATAAGGAGCCTTGTTGAAGGTGCGAATAACTTGACTATCATAGCCAGATGCACATAAAAAGTTCAAATAATCATCCACTTCTAAGTCATATATTAGTCCAGGATCAGAAGCAAgatttggtcttataggcccagCTCCACATGCAAATGGTGTTGCTGCTTCCTTGGTGGTATCAAGCAACGGTTTTCCTGTATTATCTATTGGGCTTGCTGAAAATAAACATTAAAACCATTAGATACATTTGTAAAACTAGATCAAAATCAGATAAAGTATTATGACTGTAAAGAATTTTTGTGCTACCTGTGTAATTTTAGCTTGTTGTAGTAAATTGCATGCCTTATTTTTTATGATTAACCAATTCCACTTATTAAGGGGTAGTTAATTACCTTTAGTTATATTTTAAGTAGCTAATTCAACTTATTATGGGGCGGTAGTTATATTTTGGGCAACCTAATAGCGTAGAAATTCTTTTACACTATTACTAATTAAACGTACCATTTTCAAAAGGATTTATTTTAATAATTCTTTTACACTTTAGTATAAAAAAGTTAAAACTCTTTTTTTGAAATGGTTTAACTTATATCCATTGATGGTGTAAACGCTTTTACCACTATCTAAGTCATATTAATACTATAAAAACCTAAAAAACAAGACAGATAAATTAAGGGTGAATAGCTTTGAGAACGAAAAAAAGGGTATATACCAGTAGTCATGAGAGCAGATCGAATGGCAGCAGGACTCCAATCAGGGTGAATAGCTTTAAGAAGTCCTACAATCCCAGAGACATGAGGACACGACATTGATGTTCCAGACATTACATTGTAAGCTGTTCTACGATTGTCAAATACTTCATTTGAGGGGTTATTTCCTTCGGTGTAGGCAGCTATAATATTCACTCCAGGTGCAGTGATATCAGGCTATATATACAACAGTAACACAAAATTAATTTTGTACAAAAACAATAACGTAATAAATAATTAAGTAGCTAACCAATAATTGCTCTATAACAAACCTTGAGGATTGCAGGTGTAATCAAATTAGGACCTCTGGATGAAAAAGAAGCCATAGTTGGAGCAGGTTTTATACCTAATGTTGCCTTTGGTGCGGTTATTGAGCCCATAGCATTGCTAGTTAATACAAGGTAGAACCATTAGTGTCGTATATATGCAATTTAATCACTTATATTTATAGAATAAAGTAGTCTGTAGTCTATGGACTTATTGAACTTGTATATGAGCAATTTAATCACTTATATTTATAGAGTTTTGAGTTTTATGCATTGACAATACACAGAATAAAGTAGTCTGTAGTCTATGGACTTATTGAACTTGTATATGAGCAATTTAATCACTTATATTTATAGAGTTTTGAGTTTTATGCATTGACAATACATATAAAAGTACTTATATAGTGATATCACTTATAAAATAATTACAAATATATTTCTATGATAAGTATTAATTAGTGATCTGGGCAAAAGGGTAACTAATATGTTATCATAAGTTACATACACCGACTGTACAAAATTTTTAAGCTAACTATTATATCAGGTTAGCACATTTTTAATAGGTTATCAATTCATGCAGATTTACTCGTAATTGCCTTAATAGTAACATGCATGATTAATGTATAAATTTTTTAGTACTTCCGGGATATAGAATTTATAAAGTAGAGTTAAAATTATGTACTTTGACGACctaaaaaatatttacataattAATAAAGTCACTTACAAGGTAATTAGAAGTAAATCTCTATAATAAGTACTACTACTAATTAGTAACCTGTTATAGATTAAGGTACATTAATCGTgaatttttttataataatatagtgTATATTATAAAGATAcgtaccaaacaccgaaaaatgaataaaattactaCTTGTTGAAATGAAAACAAATTGAAATGTATATTACCAAACATgggaaaattagaaaatattttcccaTAATGTGAATCCATTTACTTATACATTTCAATTTTAAAGCACAAGCGGAGGTTTGTCTGAGtaaagagaaagagaagataCTTGGTAGAATTGATGTAGGCAAAAACGGCAAGACCGTCGTTGTAAGTAATATGGGAAGCTGGGAGGAGATGAACGTCTGCAATAATGTCATTTCCACTCGTTTGGTCATTGCAAAGTATCATTCCAACAGCACCTCCCATTACAGCTTGGTGCCCTTTATCTACTCTCGTGTTATTTCCCCTTAAACAAACCAAAATCCTCCCTTTCACCTTACTAGCATCCAATGTTGCTTGCTTACAAAGCTTACTGCATGCATGCATAAACAAAAATCTAAATGAAAACTGTGGCGAAGGAACCTAAAGCGGACAAGTCTGCTTCATTTTATATGACGGTGTTTGCATGTTTTATTTTATATGATAGTGTTTGCCTGAACATAGAGGTTAAGAAAGAAGTACTTTCGCACATGCTCAGATCAAAGTATCCTTAGAACTTATAATCTTATATATGACATGACCTTTCTATGACTATTAGAACATGTTATTAAGATAAAACTAGAAGTTTAAACTTTAAAGAATTACTATTAAATATAGAATTGTATCATTTTTCGTACTAAAAAGAAAGCGTGTCATATAAAATGGAATAAAGAGAGTATTAGATTCGAAGTAGGACAATCTTACGCATCTCCAACCGTTGCATTTGCAGTTTTAGCTTGCTCCCCATTAATAAGTGGATAGAATTTTTCTTCTGGCAATGGATAAGAAATGCTCGTTCCCTACTTGATGAAGAGAACAAAATTTTTGATGTCATGATAAACAAAATAATCAATGAATCAAGTAAATAATAAAGAAATACCCCATTCctttaatattatatatatgacgtatttgatgaatttttttttaaaaaatatatcgATTTTTTGCACATATCAGAAGTATCATTAGAACTTGTGATCTTAAGCATGTGATGACATTTCTATAGGTATAAGAGCATGTCATTATGAATAAGAATTTAATAGctaaggaattttgaaattttaaataGTCTCATTCTTTGTAAAAGATATTAAAAAAGAAAGAGTGTCATATCACGAAATAGAATAGTCGTCACACATCTTTCTACTTCACGAACTAAGGCTTGACACCTTATATGACTTCAAATTGATGAATTCTTAAGCCAGATGAGCCAATTGCGAGAAAATTTTCAAGTTGAATTTAATTAGAGGGCCAAATAAAATGCTAATTATAGATATAACTAGtgcaaaatataaagaaaatttaGTCAAAACTATAACCTTGATGGTAAGTCCATTTTGAAGTTTGACATTGGATTCAAATTCACGATCAATGGTACTTGCTCCCACGGTTATCATCCAAGGTGCAATATTGCCCACAGTTGAAAGCATAGGTCCTGAGTTTCCTGCAGAAGTCACCACTACGATACCTTCTTTCATGGCGTGAAACGCCCCGATTGCCGCCGCGTCTCTAAAATATGGCCGTGGTTTTCCACCAACAGAGGCAGAGATCACATCAACACCATCATCTATGGCGAAATCGAATGCTTTGAGGATATCAGCGTCAAAACACCCTCCTCCTTGTTTTGCTGGCCAACACACCTTGTATTCAAAGagaaatgaaagttgtttaagcTTTTAAATGCAACGGGAAGCTAAAAGCTATAATCAAATGGAGTTTACTAGTACAAAAGTTTACACTATCATTTCACTTAAAACATAACTACTTGTAGTACCGTTCATAAAAAGTGAGACTAATGAATTCGAAAAGTAAGGCCGTGTTATTACCTACTTCTAACTGGTTATATAAAATACACCAATAATGTAAAAGTCTTAAACTTTCGGTATATATAAGTTAAACCCTATTTTCATGAGCTtaacttctttaaaaaaaaattaaagaaaaaaagagagcttAGTTTCTTACGTAATTTTTTAAATACTATCGGATCACCTAGAAAATAACTATAGGTAACGGTCATAAAAAGTAGGATTGGTTAGTTGAAAAATAAGATATGTTACATGTTACCGTTGGTTAAAGCACACTAATAGTGTAAAAGAGTTCTTTATGTTGtcaatttaataaattaaatctTATGTTCATGTTATAGTGGTTTGAACTTTTGAGTGAAATGGAATGCTATAATGTAATAGGTTAGGTACCTTATAAGCAGCAACTCTAGCTTTAGGGGCACCACCTTTTGCAGTGCCATTGTACACTCCTATGACACTTGCTTTGGGAGCAAAATTACCAGCCGCAGTGGACAGTGTGTGTGTTCCATGCCCTTCGGTATCACGGGGAGAGTTGGGAATAttacttgtattattatttcCCCTTAAATCATCATATCCTTTGTGGAAATACCTGGCGCCTATAAGCTTCCTACAAATTATGCATCAAATCACAACGTTTGTTAGAATAATGTGTTCATGCAAAAATTGATCCTTTTTTTTAATCCGTCCTACTCGTTCAAGTTTAAATAGATAAAGTTATGATCTGTTTGTTGATTTGAATATAACCAACTATTGAATCCGAAATGACCCACCAAACTATTAAATAAAAACGGGTCAAAATTAACCTAATGGGTCAATGCAACCAAAACAACCCAAACATGCAAATCAAACTTGTAGATTGAAAATTATGTAATTTTGGAAGAATTTAAGGTAATAAATTAAGAAAATACATTATCTTTCACATTCTTTTTCAAAAAGGAAGGGGAAGTTGGGTCAATGTGGGTAGGAACCATTATTTGTATGTTAAACCAACTCATTTGACCAACTCGTGTCAAATTTGGATGGGTTGAATCATGACCTGTTTATTAATTTGATCAGTCTTGGACTTTTTAAGTTTGACTCAACCCACCTATTTATTACCTTTAAATCAGTAGAATAGAACTAGCATTATATTTCCCATGTAATAGAGACATATATACCTATTGCAAGAAAATGGAACCTTATCGTCATTTTGACATTCACCCTTCCATCTTGATGGAATG
This region includes:
- the LOC104211896 gene encoding subtilisin-like protease SBT5.4; protein product: MSSPKISILFLFLILFSLRTTTASATKKSYVVYMGSHSHGSALTRAILQRVSDFHINFLAAFLGGKDKAKESIFYSYRRRINGFAADLEEKFVALIQLHPKVISVFPNERRELHTFHSWDFLSLEDNGVVTSGSLWEKAKFGQDIIIGNLDTGVWPENPSFNDEGYGPIPSRWKGECQNDDKVPFSCNRKLIGARYFHKGYDDLRGNNNTSNIPNSPRDTEGHGTHTLSTAAGNFAPKASVIGVYNGTAKGGAPKARVAAYKVCWPAKQGGGCFDADILKAFDFAIDDGVDVISASVGGKPRPYFRDAAAIGAFHAMKEGIVVVTSAGNSGPMLSTVGNIAPWMITVGASTIDREFESNVKLQNGLTIKGTSISYPLPEEKFYPLINGEQAKTANATVGDAKLCKQATLDASKVKGRILVCLRGNNTRVDKGHQAVMGGAVGMILCNDQTSGNDIIADVHLLPASHITYNDGLAVFAYINSTNNAMGSITAPKATLGIKPAPTMASFSSRGPNLITPAILKPDITAPGVNIIAAYTEGNNPSNEVFDNRRTAYNVMSGTSMSCPHVSGIVGLLKAIHPDWSPAAIRSALMTTASPIDNTGKPLLDTTKEAATPFACGAGPIRPNLASDPGLIYDLEVDDYLNFLCASGYDSQVIRTFNKAPYICPPLSNSSLLEFNYPSITVPALSGNLIVTRTLTNVGPPGTFTARVGQPPGISVVVEPNVLIFKSQGQKERFSLHIKAVNTTYLAGVDQHKYGELVWSDGTHTVRSPITVEIAR